The following proteins are co-located in the Doryrhamphus excisus isolate RoL2022-K1 chromosome 3, RoL_Dexc_1.0, whole genome shotgun sequence genome:
- the arhgef11 gene encoding rho guanine nucleotide exchange factor 11 isoform X4, whose amino-acid sequence MSLRQPTSTLDRLSSLTIGDSERKSSQVAQHREPQTDVPNESGGAGLVHRCVVVQKDQLGFGFTVCGERVKLVQNVRAGGAAVKAGVQEGDRIIKVNGSLVSSMTHQEVVKLIKSGTYVALTLQGPPPSATSLPLEPLLADLTPNQSTLPGVDAPPPAPSLSGLSGIPSQRITGPKPLQDPQVQRHASQILRKMLEQEEMELQVLMQEQSRNPSSSLEERIESAKRRAQQVRVKLQQDVEGMQSKSVCSYIMAGEVRLSLDSNDGDGEALDSPHCSPLSSIQSLLPRQQSSDIHNPFDSSEKVQIIGPEEEDEEEDSYTFNEMDGPFQDIELLKSRPAHMTVFMRYVFTQLLDPNPLLFYLMVEVYLSSAPKDARSLAPQICSHFLDPDAPLKIKVPEEYLADIESRLHAQEDIRGPLSELQQHVLPDIQDQIADYRSKQMMGLGALFGEGDLLLLDGDPLKERQVVDRQVTALWEILSKHVEDRSSPLASAVLLYLRHAGVKLRDSKVFPGLNSEKEKWLMFLKSKKLSGTKKEKDGEDKKRNPILKYIGKPRSTSQSTFHVPLSPTEVRPGSVRNIIQQFENHSETGAEDGGNSQIPSSSSWGDDGVDSPSVPVRLARSESLKAQGEGRRRGITSGGESVPRSRSDVDMEDPGEEREVPGLRLLQHSASSSVSGSSARSLENPTPPFTPRSVRRSTESPLALLPDEEEACEGQNWQETVQAQLIATLSPREVERQAVIYELFTTEASHMRILAVLDQIFFQKMRAVLSSDELACIFPNLPQVYELHASLFESMKKRRESLIVQDIGDVMLARFEGTAGEEFQEQVSQLCRQQSQALELIKNKQRKDPRFAHIVQECEASRHCRRLQLRDLLVSEMQRLTKYPLLLDNIIKHTEAASTDLPALQQAQVCCRGILQAVNEVIRETEHQQRLSQYQRRLDTSPLFKSLDLSTKKMIHEGPLVWKVGKDKQLDIQALLLSDCLLLLQRGPDERLQLRPPSRWLGGGGGGAGGDSKTSFSPLIKLDSLLVRSVATDNKALYVICATERQIYELVAGTASEKNIWKDLLEKAIAAAATCSPATNHGSAAMTSPSVGSMSPVPQNPPYPENTMRLQSDSQTCGEGGVAGVAQAALKDVETLRKLILLDLRDDASCHASLDTPIERSWLSGHHGEVELHGGAQVVRKAVVAGSSSSVFNYVTDDVTMASEQSSLPSRPTVPGNIFYLVLPTQQGESATDDVEDSRASEALQQCHVVKNVEEIFSVMENLMSKLRQLKDIEKEHHKLLTSLREPAVDHEEDRASCSATVSRTPSLERGSADGNEESPPQPKIQSTGF is encoded by the exons ATGAGTCTACGCCAGCCCACATCCACCCTTGATAG GCTCAGTAGTCTCACCATCGGAGACTCGGAGCGCAAGTCCTCTCAAGTCGCCCAGCACAGGGAGCCACAAACCGACGTCCCAAATGAGAGTGGGG GCGCCGGCCTTGTCCACCGGTGTGTGGTGGTGCAGAAGGACCAGTTGGGTTTCGGTTTCACAGTGTGCGGAGAGCGTGTGAAGCTTGTGCAGAACGTGCGAGCAG GCGGTGCAGCTGTCAAAGCCGGAGTCCAGGAAGGAGACCGAATCATCAAG GTGAACGGCTCGCTCGTGTCTTCCATGACACACCAGGAGGTGGTGAAGCTCATCAAAT CTGGAACCTACGTAGCGCTCACACTACAAGGGCCGCCGCCTTCAGCGACCTCCTTGCCTCTGGAGCCCCTCCTTGCTGACCTCACACCCAATCAGAGTACATTACCGGGTGTGGATGCTCCACCCCCTGCGCCTTCACTTTCAGGACTAAGCGGCATCCCTTCCCAAAGAATCACTGGACCCAAGCCACTCCAG GACCCACAGGTGCAGAGGCATGCCTCTCAGATACTCAGGAAAATGTTGGAACAAGAAGAGATGGAactgcag GTCTTGATGCAGGAGCAGTCGCGGAACCCGTCGTCATCTTTGGAGGAACGGATTGAAAGTGCCAAAAGGAGAGCTCAGCAAGTGCGCGTCAAGCTCCAGCAGGACGTG GAGGGAATGCAGTCGAAAAGTGTGTGCAGCTACATCATGGCGGGCGAAG TACGCTTGTCGCTGGACTCGAATGACGGAGACGGTGAG GCCCTTGACAGTCCCCACTGCTCCCCCTTGTCCTCCATTCAGAGCCTTCTACCCAGACAGCAGAGCTCAGATATACACAACCCGTTTGATTCG AGCGAGAAGGTCCAGATCATCGGgccagaggaggaggatgaagaagaggacAGCTACACCTTCAACGAG ATGGATGGCCCTTTCCAAGACATTGAGCTGCTGAAGTCGCGGCCCGCCCACATGACAGTTTTTATGAGATACGTCTTCACTCAGCTGCTGGACCCAAACCCGCTG CTGTTCTACCTGATGGTGGAGGTGTACCTGAGCTCCGCCCCCAAAGATGCTCGCTCACTCGCACCGCAGATTTGCTCCCATTTCCTGGATCCGGATGCC CCTTTGAAGATCAAAGTGCCAGAAGAGTACCTTGCAGACATCG AGAGCCGCCTGCATGCTCAAGAGGACATCCGCGGGCCGCTGTCCGAGCTGCAGCAGCATGTGCTCCCCGACATCCAGGATCAGATCGCAGACTACAG GAGCAAGCAGATGATGGGCCTGGGCGCTCTCTTCGGCGAAGGtgacctgctgctgctggacggAGACCCGCTGAAGGAGAGGCAGGTAGTGGACAGGCAGGTCACCGCCTTGTGGGAGATTCT GTCCAAGCACGTAGAGGACAGAAG CTCCCCACTGGCATCAGCCGTGCTTCTGTACCTGCGTCACGCTGGTGTCAAGCTCAGAGACTCAAAGGTGTTCCCTGGTTTGAACTCGGAGAAGGAAAAGTGGCTCATGTTCCTCAAGTCAAAGAAG CTAAGCGGTACAAAGAAGGAGAAAGATGGCGAGGACAAAAAGAGGAATCCCATCCTGAAGTACATCGGGAAACCTCGGAGCACGTCTCAGTCCA CATTCCATGTCCCGTTGTCCCCTACTGAAG TCCGTCCCGGAAGCGTGAGGAACATCATTCAGCAGTTTGAGAACCACTCAGAGACTGGGGCCGAAGATGGTGGCAACTCTCAGATACCGTCGTCAAGCAGCTGGGGGGATGACGGCGTGGACAG tccgAGCGTACCTGTGCGTCTGGCTCGCAGCGAGTCTTTGAAGGCACAGGGAGAAGGTCGGAGGCGAGGCATCACCTCAGGAGGTGAGTCCGTTCCCCGCTCCCGTAGTGACGTGGACATGGAGGACCCCGGTGAGGAGAGGGAGGTCCCTGGACTTAGGCTACTGCAGCACAGCGCTTCGTCGTCTGTTTCTGGCAGCTCCGCCAG GTCTCTAGAGAACCCTACACCGCCGTTCACGCCACGCTCCGTCCGCAG GAGCACTGAGTCTCCTTTGGCGCTGCTGCCGGACGAAGAAGAGGCGTGCGAGGGTCAGAACTGGCAGGAGACGGTGCAGGCTCAACTCATTGCCACGCTAAGCCCAAGGGAAGTGGAGCGTCAGGCCGTCATATACG aGCTCTTCACCACTGAGGCATCCCACATGCGCATACTAGCAGTGCTGGACCAGATCTTCTTCCAGAAGATGAGAGCAGTGCTCAGCTCTGATGAGCTGGCCTGCATCTTTCCCAACCTGCCACAAGTCTACGAGCTGCATG CCAGCCTGTTCGAGTCCATGAAAAAGCGGCGGGAGTCTCTCATCGTTCAAGATATTGGTGATGTCATGTTGGCCAGG TTTGAGGGCACAGCCGGCGAGGAGTTTCAAGAGCAGGTGTCACAGTTGTGCAGGCAGCAGTCTCAGGCGCTGGAGCTCATCAAGAACAAGCAACGCAAAGACCCACGCTTCGCCCACATCGTCCAG GAGTGCGAGGCGAGTCGTCACTGTCGTCGGCTGCAGCTCAGAGACCTACTGGTGTCTGAAATGCAGAGACTGACCAAATACCCGCTTCTTCTGGACAACATCATCAAGCACACGGAGG CTGCCTCCACTGACCTCCCTGCCCTCCAGCAAGCGCAGGTCTGTTGCAGAGGAATCCTGCAAGCCGTGAACGAGGTCATCAGGGAGACTGAACATCAGCAGCGTCTGAGCCAGTACCAACGCAGACTGGATACTTCTCCGCTCTTCAAG agtctggACCTCAGCACCAAGAAAATGATCCACGAGGGACCGCTGGTCTGGAAAGTCGGCAAGGACAAGCAGTTGG ACATTCAAGCCCTGCTGCTGTCAGACTGCCTGCTGTTGCTGCAGCGCGGCCCAGACGAGCGTCTGCAGCTGCGACCCCCTTCTCGCTGGCttggcggtggcggcggtggcgcAGGCGGAGACAGCAAGACATCCTTCAGCCCGCTGATCAAGTTGGACTCGCTGCTGGTGCGCTCAGTCGCCACAG ACAATAAAGCACTCTATGTTATCTGTGCCACCGAGAGGCAGATCTACGAGCTGGTGGCAGGGACGGCGTCTGAGAAGAACAT CTGGAAGGACTTATTAGAAAAAGCtatcgccgccgccgccacctgcTCCCCTGCCACCAATCATGGCTCAGCGGCCATGAC TTCTCCAAGTGTCGGCAGCATGTCCCCTGTACCCCAAAATCCTCCATATCCag AAAACACCATGAGGTTGCAATCCGACAGCCAGACCTGTGGTGAAGGAGGCGTAGCGGGCGTGGCACAGGCTGCATTGAAGGACG TGGAAACGCTGCGAAAGCTCATCTTACTCGACCTGCGCGATGACGCCTCGTGCCACGCCTCCCTCGACACGCCTATTGAAAGGAGCTGGTTGAGTGGCCATCACGGGGAGGTGGAGCTACATGGTGGCGCTCAGGTTGTAAGAAAAG CTGTGGTGGCGGGCTCTTCTTCCTCTGTCTTTAATTACGTTACAGATGATGTCACGATGGCATCTGAGCAGTCTTCGCTGCCAAGCCGGCCCACCGTGCCCG GAAACATCTTCTACCTGGTCTTGCCCACTCAGCAAGGAGAGAGTGCGACTGACGACGTGGAGGACAGCCGTGCGTCGGAGGCTTTGCAGCAGTGCCACGTGGTCAAAAATGTGGAGGAGATATTCAGCGTCATGGAAAACTTAATGAGCAAGCTGCGGCAGTTGAAG GACATCGAGAAGGAGCATCACAAACTGCTAACATCGCTCAGAGAGCCAGCAGTCGATCATGAAGAAGACCGAGCGTCCTGTTCTGCCACAGTCTCCAGGACGCCATCTCTGGAGCGTGGCTCGGCAGACG GCAACGAAGAAAGCCCCCCGCAGCCCAAGATACAGTCCACTGGATTCTGA
- the arhgef11 gene encoding rho guanine nucleotide exchange factor 11 isoform X5 produces the protein MSLRQPTSTLDSPFAAWLSSLTIGDSERKSSQVAQHREPQTDVPNESGGAGLVHRCVVVQKDQLGFGFTVCGERVKLVQNVRAGGAAVKAGVQEGDRIIKVNGSLVSSMTHQEVVKLIKSGTYVALTLQGPPPSATSLPLEPLLADLTPNQSTLPGVDAPPPAPSLSGLSGIPSQRITGPKPLQDPQVQRHASQILRKMLEQEEMELQVLMQEQSRNPSSSLEERIESAKRRAQQVRVKLQQDVEGMQSKSVCSYIMAGEAVRLSLDSNDGDGEALDSPHCSPLSSIQSLLPRQQSSDIHNPFDSSEKVQIIGPEEEDEEEDSYTFNEMDGPFQDIELLKSRPAHMTVFMRYVFTQLLDPNPLLFYLMVEVYLSSAPKDARSLAPQICSHFLDPDAPLKIKVPEEYLADIESRLHAQEDIRGPLSELQQHVLPDIQDQIADYRSKQMMGLGALFGEGDLLLLDGDPLKERQVVDRQVTALWEILSKHVEDRSSPLASAVLLYLRHAGVKLRDSKVFPGLNSEKEKWLMFLKSKKLSGTKKEKDGEDKKRNPILKYIGKPRSTSQSIRPGSVRNIIQQFENHSETGAEDGGNSQIPSSSSWGDDGVDSPSVPVRLARSESLKAQGEGRRRGITSGGESVPRSRSDVDMEDPGEEREVPGLRLLQHSASSSVSGSSARSLENPTPPFTPRSVRRSTESPLALLPDEEEACEGQNWQETVQAQLIATLSPREVERQAVIYELFTTEASHMRILAVLDQIFFQKMRAVLSSDELACIFPNLPQVYELHASLFESMKKRRESLIVQDIGDVMLARFEGTAGEEFQEQVSQLCRQQSQALELIKNKQRKDPRFAHIVQECEASRHCRRLQLRDLLVSEMQRLTKYPLLLDNIIKHTEAASTDLPALQQAQVCCRGILQAVNEVIRETEHQQRLSQYQRRLDTSPLFKSLDLSTKKMIHEGPLVWKVGKDKQLDIQALLLSDCLLLLQRGPDERLQLRPPSRWLGGGGGGAGGDSKTSFSPLIKLDSLLVRSVATDNKALYVICATERQIYELVAGTASEKNIWKDLLEKAIAAAATCSPATNHGSAAMTSPSVGSMSPVPQNPPYPENTMRLQSDSQTCGEGGVAGVAQAALKDVETLRKLILLDLRDDASCHASLDTPIERSWLSGHHGEVELHGGAQVVRKAVVAGSSSSVFNYVTDDVTMASEQSSLPSRPTVPGNIFYLVLPTQQGESATDDVEDSRASEALQQCHVVKNVEEIFSVMENLMSKLRQLKDIEKEHHKLLTSLREPAVDHEEDRASCSATVSRTPSLERGSADGNEESPPQPKIQSTGF, from the exons ATGAGTCTACGCCAGCCCACATCCACCCTTGATAG CCCCTTCGCCGCTTG GCTCAGTAGTCTCACCATCGGAGACTCGGAGCGCAAGTCCTCTCAAGTCGCCCAGCACAGGGAGCCACAAACCGACGTCCCAAATGAGAGTGGGG GCGCCGGCCTTGTCCACCGGTGTGTGGTGGTGCAGAAGGACCAGTTGGGTTTCGGTTTCACAGTGTGCGGAGAGCGTGTGAAGCTTGTGCAGAACGTGCGAGCAG GCGGTGCAGCTGTCAAAGCCGGAGTCCAGGAAGGAGACCGAATCATCAAG GTGAACGGCTCGCTCGTGTCTTCCATGACACACCAGGAGGTGGTGAAGCTCATCAAAT CTGGAACCTACGTAGCGCTCACACTACAAGGGCCGCCGCCTTCAGCGACCTCCTTGCCTCTGGAGCCCCTCCTTGCTGACCTCACACCCAATCAGAGTACATTACCGGGTGTGGATGCTCCACCCCCTGCGCCTTCACTTTCAGGACTAAGCGGCATCCCTTCCCAAAGAATCACTGGACCCAAGCCACTCCAG GACCCACAGGTGCAGAGGCATGCCTCTCAGATACTCAGGAAAATGTTGGAACAAGAAGAGATGGAactgcag GTCTTGATGCAGGAGCAGTCGCGGAACCCGTCGTCATCTTTGGAGGAACGGATTGAAAGTGCCAAAAGGAGAGCTCAGCAAGTGCGCGTCAAGCTCCAGCAGGACGTG GAGGGAATGCAGTCGAAAAGTGTGTGCAGCTACATCATGGCGGGCGAAG CAGTACGCTTGTCGCTGGACTCGAATGACGGAGACGGTGAG GCCCTTGACAGTCCCCACTGCTCCCCCTTGTCCTCCATTCAGAGCCTTCTACCCAGACAGCAGAGCTCAGATATACACAACCCGTTTGATTCG AGCGAGAAGGTCCAGATCATCGGgccagaggaggaggatgaagaagaggacAGCTACACCTTCAACGAG ATGGATGGCCCTTTCCAAGACATTGAGCTGCTGAAGTCGCGGCCCGCCCACATGACAGTTTTTATGAGATACGTCTTCACTCAGCTGCTGGACCCAAACCCGCTG CTGTTCTACCTGATGGTGGAGGTGTACCTGAGCTCCGCCCCCAAAGATGCTCGCTCACTCGCACCGCAGATTTGCTCCCATTTCCTGGATCCGGATGCC CCTTTGAAGATCAAAGTGCCAGAAGAGTACCTTGCAGACATCG AGAGCCGCCTGCATGCTCAAGAGGACATCCGCGGGCCGCTGTCCGAGCTGCAGCAGCATGTGCTCCCCGACATCCAGGATCAGATCGCAGACTACAG GAGCAAGCAGATGATGGGCCTGGGCGCTCTCTTCGGCGAAGGtgacctgctgctgctggacggAGACCCGCTGAAGGAGAGGCAGGTAGTGGACAGGCAGGTCACCGCCTTGTGGGAGATTCT GTCCAAGCACGTAGAGGACAGAAG CTCCCCACTGGCATCAGCCGTGCTTCTGTACCTGCGTCACGCTGGTGTCAAGCTCAGAGACTCAAAGGTGTTCCCTGGTTTGAACTCGGAGAAGGAAAAGTGGCTCATGTTCCTCAAGTCAAAGAAG CTAAGCGGTACAAAGAAGGAGAAAGATGGCGAGGACAAAAAGAGGAATCCCATCCTGAAGTACATCGGGAAACCTCGGAGCACGTCTCAGTCCA TCCGTCCCGGAAGCGTGAGGAACATCATTCAGCAGTTTGAGAACCACTCAGAGACTGGGGCCGAAGATGGTGGCAACTCTCAGATACCGTCGTCAAGCAGCTGGGGGGATGACGGCGTGGACAG tccgAGCGTACCTGTGCGTCTGGCTCGCAGCGAGTCTTTGAAGGCACAGGGAGAAGGTCGGAGGCGAGGCATCACCTCAGGAGGTGAGTCCGTTCCCCGCTCCCGTAGTGACGTGGACATGGAGGACCCCGGTGAGGAGAGGGAGGTCCCTGGACTTAGGCTACTGCAGCACAGCGCTTCGTCGTCTGTTTCTGGCAGCTCCGCCAG GTCTCTAGAGAACCCTACACCGCCGTTCACGCCACGCTCCGTCCGCAG GAGCACTGAGTCTCCTTTGGCGCTGCTGCCGGACGAAGAAGAGGCGTGCGAGGGTCAGAACTGGCAGGAGACGGTGCAGGCTCAACTCATTGCCACGCTAAGCCCAAGGGAAGTGGAGCGTCAGGCCGTCATATACG aGCTCTTCACCACTGAGGCATCCCACATGCGCATACTAGCAGTGCTGGACCAGATCTTCTTCCAGAAGATGAGAGCAGTGCTCAGCTCTGATGAGCTGGCCTGCATCTTTCCCAACCTGCCACAAGTCTACGAGCTGCATG CCAGCCTGTTCGAGTCCATGAAAAAGCGGCGGGAGTCTCTCATCGTTCAAGATATTGGTGATGTCATGTTGGCCAGG TTTGAGGGCACAGCCGGCGAGGAGTTTCAAGAGCAGGTGTCACAGTTGTGCAGGCAGCAGTCTCAGGCGCTGGAGCTCATCAAGAACAAGCAACGCAAAGACCCACGCTTCGCCCACATCGTCCAG GAGTGCGAGGCGAGTCGTCACTGTCGTCGGCTGCAGCTCAGAGACCTACTGGTGTCTGAAATGCAGAGACTGACCAAATACCCGCTTCTTCTGGACAACATCATCAAGCACACGGAGG CTGCCTCCACTGACCTCCCTGCCCTCCAGCAAGCGCAGGTCTGTTGCAGAGGAATCCTGCAAGCCGTGAACGAGGTCATCAGGGAGACTGAACATCAGCAGCGTCTGAGCCAGTACCAACGCAGACTGGATACTTCTCCGCTCTTCAAG agtctggACCTCAGCACCAAGAAAATGATCCACGAGGGACCGCTGGTCTGGAAAGTCGGCAAGGACAAGCAGTTGG ACATTCAAGCCCTGCTGCTGTCAGACTGCCTGCTGTTGCTGCAGCGCGGCCCAGACGAGCGTCTGCAGCTGCGACCCCCTTCTCGCTGGCttggcggtggcggcggtggcgcAGGCGGAGACAGCAAGACATCCTTCAGCCCGCTGATCAAGTTGGACTCGCTGCTGGTGCGCTCAGTCGCCACAG ACAATAAAGCACTCTATGTTATCTGTGCCACCGAGAGGCAGATCTACGAGCTGGTGGCAGGGACGGCGTCTGAGAAGAACAT CTGGAAGGACTTATTAGAAAAAGCtatcgccgccgccgccacctgcTCCCCTGCCACCAATCATGGCTCAGCGGCCATGAC TTCTCCAAGTGTCGGCAGCATGTCCCCTGTACCCCAAAATCCTCCATATCCag AAAACACCATGAGGTTGCAATCCGACAGCCAGACCTGTGGTGAAGGAGGCGTAGCGGGCGTGGCACAGGCTGCATTGAAGGACG TGGAAACGCTGCGAAAGCTCATCTTACTCGACCTGCGCGATGACGCCTCGTGCCACGCCTCCCTCGACACGCCTATTGAAAGGAGCTGGTTGAGTGGCCATCACGGGGAGGTGGAGCTACATGGTGGCGCTCAGGTTGTAAGAAAAG CTGTGGTGGCGGGCTCTTCTTCCTCTGTCTTTAATTACGTTACAGATGATGTCACGATGGCATCTGAGCAGTCTTCGCTGCCAAGCCGGCCCACCGTGCCCG GAAACATCTTCTACCTGGTCTTGCCCACTCAGCAAGGAGAGAGTGCGACTGACGACGTGGAGGACAGCCGTGCGTCGGAGGCTTTGCAGCAGTGCCACGTGGTCAAAAATGTGGAGGAGATATTCAGCGTCATGGAAAACTTAATGAGCAAGCTGCGGCAGTTGAAG GACATCGAGAAGGAGCATCACAAACTGCTAACATCGCTCAGAGAGCCAGCAGTCGATCATGAAGAAGACCGAGCGTCCTGTTCTGCCACAGTCTCCAGGACGCCATCTCTGGAGCGTGGCTCGGCAGACG GCAACGAAGAAAGCCCCCCGCAGCCCAAGATACAGTCCACTGGATTCTGA